One Fusarium falciforme chromosome 12, complete sequence DNA window includes the following coding sequences:
- a CDS encoding LigB domain-containing protein, producing MAFSVPFLYHFHPCSDNSGQASTMTSLLPFQKPARTPVYFLGIGGPNFMEETDHPAYAQLVAVGREITTKVKPKAVVVFSAHWQAGPSTIQINAAEETDLIYDFYGFPPHYYKYDYPNKGSPELAEKIIARLLDADIDVERVERGLDHGVWAGFMVAFDPIKNPLNVPIVQVSLFGNEDWNQHYQMGQALESLRDEGVLIIGAGMAVHNLHDYRAMRASGRTMPYAYSFDEALKDAVTSDPDERRATMSALIRGSEAREAHPTLEHILPLYVAAGAAGSDRGERIWTLPEKSLSWAQYRFGAVE from the exons ATGGCTTTTTCTGTTCCCTTCCTCTACCACTTCCACCCTTGTTCAGATAACAGCGGTCAAGCTAGCACCATGACGTCTCTCTTACCGTTCCAGAAACCAGCTCGCACACCGGTCTACTTCCTCGGAATCGGTGGACCGAACTTCATGGAAGAGACAGATCACCCTGCTTATGCCCAACTTGTCGCCGTCGGCAGGGAGATTACAACCAAAGTCAAGCCGAAAGCAGTTGTCGTCTTTTCTGCTCATTGGCAAGCTGGACCGTCTACAATTCAGATCAATGCTGCTGAAGAGACAGATCTGATCTATGACTTCTACGGCTTTCCGCCTCATTACTACAAATACGACTATCCCAACAAGGGGAGTCCTGAACTTGCTGAAAAGATCATCGCAAGGTTACTAGATGCTGATATTGATGTCGAGAGGGTCGAGAGAGGCCTTGATCATGGAGTCTGGGCGGGTTTCATGGTTG CTTTTGATCCCATCAAGAACCCATTGAATGTCCCAATCGTTCAAGTCTCACTCTTTGGGAACGAGGACTGGAATCAACATTACCAAATGGGACAGGCACTTGAAAGTCTTCGAGATGAAGGGGTTCTCATCATTGGTGCCGGAATGGCAGTCCACAACCTGCATGACTACAGAGCAATGAGGGCATCTGGAAGGACCATGCC GTACGCGTATAGCTTTGACGAAGCGCTCAAAGACGCCGTGACGTCGGATCCAGATGAGAGGCGGGCAACCATGTCAGCCTTGATAAGAGGCAGCGAAGCCAGAGAGGCTCATCCGACGCTGGAGCACATTCTTCCCCTCTACGTTGCTGCCGGCGCTGCAGGATCAGACCGAGGTGAAAGAATCTGGACTTTACCAGAGAAGAGTTTGAGTTGGGCACAGTATCGATTTGGAGCTGTTGAGTAG
- a CDS encoding N-acetyltransferase domain-containing protein — translation MALYIRQLNINDLERSLVVETAAFPPAEAATREKIEYRLTVCPELCVGLFLRAGADLPAQAPQDIPIITEGASDDDVLIGHVISTMSTNKPVRDEDMACPPGWKANPQADYEVGHKKNGTTIALHSLAVSPKYQRSGFGKGLMAAYIGQMKKAGRAERVSILTYDRLVPYYQKLGFEHYGKSESEYAGVAWHDLSYVF, via the exons ATGGCGCTTTACATCCGACAGCTTAACATCAACGACCTCGAACGGTCTCTCGTCGTCGAGACGGCAGCGTTCCCGCCCGCAGAGGCGGCCACTCGTGAAAAG ATCGAGTACCGCTTGACCGTCTGTCCCGAGCTCTGCGTCGGCCTTTTCCTTCGCGCTGGAGCAGATTTACCCGCTCAAGCCCCTCAGGACatccccatcatcaccgaggGTGCCTCAGACGACGATGTCCTGATTGGACACGTCATTTCCACAATGTCGACAAACAAGCCTGTGCGGGATGAGGACATGGCTTGTCCGCCCGGGTGGAAGGCCAACCCGCAAGCCGACTACGAGGTTGGTCACAAAAAGAATGGCACGACGATTGCACTGCACTCACTAGCCGTCTCGCCCAAGTACCAGAGGTCTGGTTTCGGCAAGGGGCTCATGGCGGCGTATATCGGCCAGATGAAGAAGGCTGGCAGGGCTGAGAGAGTCTCGATTCTCACCTACGACCGTCTTGTCCCTTACTACCAGAAGCTTGGGTTCGAGCACTACGGAAAGAGTGAATCGGAATATGCCGGAGTGGCCTGGCATGATCTG TCATACGTTTTCTAA
- a CDS encoding AMP-binding domain-containing protein encodes MSTSSKVPPPASMEPSMPSVSLGSAVPISFTRGTSSRPSFSTITEAFYHHASSQPTAVAARDLSVEPPAEISYAELAQRSVRLARRLQNLGVVPGDRVPLVVKRGVGMLVGIVSILSCGAQYVPLDGSVVADETLQFVLKQTGGRTALALKSTAHRILDAGVNNVVVIDDMEEVEQDATSLEDFKPLSNPDDGCYVIYTSGTTGTPKGVDVTHRNVTNLVCQSPGNLGISPGVCVGQVLNVSFDMAAWETLGCLSNGGTLIMRGSDWSKALKQIEVLICTPSILAKYSPSDYPNLKVAATAGEPSSQKLADLWASHLKYFNCYGPTETTIVNTMQPHQAGQPLSIGRPTPGNSVYILNEFLSPVAVGEVGVVWAGGAGVARGYVDMPERTVERFRLDPFAQDGSNMYNTGDLCQWNHDGTLHILGRVDDQVKVKGFRVELDGVVASLNSCPAVDSASALLSDGEIHAFLTPLGCPLSDVQSHLKSRQPYYAMPTKYHFFDTLPMTQNGKIDKTALRLTASSPVKHMSADDEKTPFGLVRAPQPVHLGHARSDSSTSSATQFSTFSDSSDATLIDDHQVDLEKALPEKNYGKHARGLRYRALIIYRRLFSLVGLFNISAVIALILTGISREWLGNITAINLATAVLVRQEFVINALYTITCSVPKSWPLWIRSRCAKIYHLGGVHSGAAVSAGAWLLASNIADIACMYGSCANWGTQSIESKTISWVLSALFVAMIALAWPSMRKRHHDLFEKTHRFAGWTMLALFWAQTVLITRDSAPAGTSLGQACVRSVPFWLLAVATASVASSWMFLRKVPVQAEVLSNHAIRLHFDYTVPVNGSFTRLSYKPLMEWHSFATIPAPEAVNGRPKGYSLIVSNAGDWTKSTIQNGPSHIWTRGVPTCGVMRIATLFNRVVLIATGSGIGPVLGHIQNPSCATQLIWSTKQPEETFGKALCQTISDRIPNAVIHDTKKSGRPDLVKMGYNLAKSFQAEAVIIIANEKITKKVVYGLETRGVPAYGAIWDS; translated from the exons ATGAGCACTTCATCAAAAGTGCCACCCCCAGCTAGCATGGAGCCATCTATGCCCTCAGTCTCTCTCGGCTCGGCCGTACCCATCTCGTTTACGAGAGGTACCTCAAGCAGGCCTAGCTTTTCAACCATCACCGAAGCCTTCTACCACCATGCCTCCTCACAGCCCACAGCAGTCGCAGCCCGAGACCTGTCGGTCGAACCTCCTGCAGAGATCAGCTATGCAGAGTTGGCTCAACGCAGTGTCAGGTTAGCTCGACGGCTTCAGAACCTTGGAGTTGTTCCTGGGGATCGGGTGCCGCTTGTTGTGAAACGTGGTGTTGGCATGCTTGTTGGTATCGTCTCCATCCTGTCATGCGGAGCTCAGTACGTTCCTCTAGATGGATCCGTCGTGGCAGACGAGACACTACAGTTTGTCTTGAAACAAACTGGTGGTCGCACTGCTTTGGCTTTAAAATCCACTGCTCATCGTATACTCGATGCTGGAGTCAACAATGTCGTTGTCATTGACGACATGGAAGAAGTTGAGCAAGACGCCACAAGTCTCGAGGACTTCAAGCCCTTGAGTAACCCGGATGACGGATGTTACGTGATCTACACATCAG GCACTACAGGGACACCCAAAGGGGTAGACGTCACTCACCGCAACGTAACAAACCTCGTATGCCAGTCGCCTGGAAACTTGGGCATCTCTCCTGGCGTGTGTGTAGGTCAAGTTCTTAATGTCAGCTTTGATATGG CTGCTTGGGAAACCCTCGGCTGTCTGTCAAACGGCGGCACGCTCATTATGCGTGGCTCGGACTGGTCAAAAGCGTTGAAACAA ATTGAGGTCTTGATATGCACACCCAGTATCTTGGCCAAATACAGCCCCTCAGACTACCCAAACCTCAAGGTGGCAGCCACCGCGGGTGAGCCCTCTTCCCAAAA ACTTGCCGACCTCTGGGCATCTCACCTAAAATACTTCAACTGCTATGGCCCAACTGAGACAACAATTGTCAACACCATGCAACCTCACCAAGCAGGTCAACCTCTCTCAATTGGAAGGCCAACACCAGGAAACAGCGTCTATATCCTCAATGAATTTCTTTCTCCTGTTGCCGTCGGTGAGGTTGGCGTTGTCTGGGCTGGAGGTGCAGGTGTTGCCCGCGGCTATGTGGATATGCCGGAGAGGACGGTCGAGAGATTCAGACTGGACCCATTCGCTCAAGACGG TTCCAACATGTACAACACTGGGGACCTTTGTCAGTGGAACCACGACGGAACCCTCCACATCCTCGGCCGCGTCGACGACCAAGTAAAAGTAAAG GGCTTCCGCGTTGAGCTAGATGGCGTCGTTGCAAGCCTCAACTCGTGTCCTGCAGTGGACTCTGCCTCTGCCCTCCTCAGCGACGGCGAGATACACGCCTTCCTCACACCCCTCGGCTGTCCTCTTTCAGATGTTCAGAGCCACTTGAAGAGCCGCCAACCTTACTACGCCATGCCTACAAAGTACCACTTCTTTGATACGCTGCCCATGACGCAGAATGGAAAGATCGACAAAACGGCGCTGAGGTTGACGGCATCGTCTCCCGTCAAGCACATGTCAGCAGACGACGAAAAGACTCCCTTTGGTCTTGTTCGCGCTCCTCAGCCGGTTCATTTGGGTCATGCTCGGTCCGACTCTTCAACGTCAAGTGCCACGCAGTTCAGCACATTCTCCGACTCATCTGATGCCACTCTTATCGATGACCATCAAGTTGATCTCGAGAAAGCGCTCCCTGAAAAGAACTATGGCAAGCACGCACGCGGCCTTCGCTATAGAGCACTCATCATCTACCGCCGCCTCTTCTCCCTAGTCGGCTTGTTCAATATCTCGGCAGTCATCGCCCTGATCCTTACCGGAATCAGCCGAGAGTGGCTGGGCAACATCACGGCGATCAACCTGGCGACTGCTGTTCTCGTCCGCCAAGAATTCGTCATCAACGCTCTCTACACGATCACCTGCAGCGTGCCCAAGTCTTGGCCCCTCTGGATCAGGTCTCGCTGCGCCAAGATCTATCATCTCGGAGGTGTCCACTCTGGCGCGGCTGTCAGTGCCGGGGCGTGGCTGTTGGCGTCCAACATTGCCGATATCGCCTGTATGTATGGAAGCTGTGCCAACTGGGGTACGCAGTCGATTGAGTCCAAGACCATCTCGTGGGTCCTCTCTGCCCTTTTCGTTGCCATGATCGCGCTTGCGTGGCCCTCGATGCGGAAGCGCCACCACGATCTGTTTGAGAAGACGCATCGATTTGCTGGTTGGACCATGCTTGCTCTTTTCTGGGCTCAAACTGTTCTCATTACCCGAGACAGCGCACCAGCTGGTACCTCTTTGGGTCAAGCTTGTGTTCGATCGGTGCCATTCTGGCTCCTGGCCGTAGCTACCGCGAGTGTCGCCTCTTCTTGGATGTTCCTCCGTAAAGTTCCCGTTCAGGCCGAGGTTCTTTCCAACCACGCTATCAGGCTGCACTTTGACTACACGGTTCCCGTCAATGGATCATTCACTCGGTTATCGTACAAGCCCCTGATGGAGTGGCATTCGTTCGCCACTATTCCCGCTCCCGAAGCCGTCAACGGCAGGCCGAAAGGCTACTCGCTCATCGTTAGTAACGCTGGCGACTGGACCAAATCGACCATTCAAAACGGCCCCTCCCATATTTGGACTCGCGGCGTGCCAACATGTGGTGTCATGCGTATCGCGACCCTCTTCAACCGAGTCGTTCTCATCGCAACTGGCTCAGGCATTGGACCCGTGCTTGGACACATCCAAAACCCAAGCTGCGCGACACAACTTATCTGGTCCACCAAGCAACCAGAAGAGACATTCGGCAAAGCCCTCTGCCAAACAATCAGCGACCGAATTCCGAACGCAGTCATCCACGACACCAAGAAATCCGGGCGTCCGGATCTGGTCAAAATGGGCTACAACCTAGCCAAGAGCTTCCAAGCCGAGgctgtcatcatcatcgcaaACGAGAAGATTACGAAGAAGGTAGTGTACGGGTTGGAGACAAGAGGCGTTCCTGCTTATGGCGCCATTTGGGATAGTTGA
- a CDS encoding Carboxylic ester hydrolase — MASLLKLVTVALVFADGAVCAAARQPPTVQVKNGTYEGKYVASYNQDLFLGVPFAQPPVGSLRFQNPQPLNTTFKTRKATEYADSCVGYGNSPAWPHTLGEDCLTLNIVRPAKSGRGKNDKPLPVGVFIHGGGWSMDYSANGVYNLSFIVEESVKMGKPFLAVSVDYRLSFWGFMASKDIMDAGIANLGLKDQRIALHWIKENIAAFGGDVDKITIWGESAGGGNVGYQATAFGGKDEGLFHGIIAQSGADGTDMKNLTNPQKRYDTIVKAVGCDKEKDKIACLRDVPVDKLNATSALVPGNFYPVVDGDFIPDYSSTLLEEGKFTKVPILLGTNADEGTLFGNWGLNTDEEVRSLIASAGPDAETIDILMALYPNVDALGLPAAYRVRPDGPVGAQFKRVIALQSDQLFTSWRRLRTDAWSKHGATAYSYLFESPNTQNFEFFGTPHFTEIGYVFYNRIGLGYGKGQSPLTGASKEVLQLAKLVTRMWISFINDLDPNNHGIRGVEKWPVYRAGGGYGENFYFNPNGSSVQPDTFRLAQTTFMNSVTREQYGR; from the exons ATGGCTTCTCTTCTAAAACTTGTCACGGTGGCCCTCGTGTTTGCCGATGGTGCTGTCTGTGCTGCTGCCAGACAGCCGCCCACTGTGCAGGTCAAGAACGGTACCTATGAGGGCAAATACGTTGCTTCATATAACCAGGATCTCTTCCTTGGTGTTCCCTTCGCCCAACCACCTGTAGGGTCTCTTCGTTTCCAGAACCCTCAGCCCTTGAACACAACCTTCAAGACCAGAAAGGCAACCGAGTATGCTGACTCTTGCGTCGGATACGGA AACAGCCCTGCTTGGCCGCACACCCTCGGCGAGGACTGTCTGACCCTGAACATTGTCCGCCCGGCAAAGTCAGGACGTGGTAAGAATGACAAGCCACTACCAGTTGGCGTCTTCATCCACGGTGGAGGCTGGTCTATGGACTACAGCGCCAACGGCGTCTACAACCTGAGCTTCATCGTCGAAGAATCTGTGAAGATGGGAAAGCCTTTCCTTGCTGTCTCGGTCGACT ACCGACTGTCTTTCTGGGGCTTCATGGCCAGCAAGGACATTATGGACGCCGGTATCGCCAACCTCGGTCTGAAGGACCAGCGCATCGCCCTGCACTGGATCAAGGAGAACATTGCTGCCTTTGGCGGCGACGTTGACAAGATCACCATCTGGGGTGAGAGTGCCGGAGGTGGCAACGTCGGCTACCAGGCTACCGCTTTCGGAGGAAAGGATGAGGGCCTTTTCCACGGAATCATTGCCCAATCTGGCGCTGATGGAACGGACATGAAGAACTTGACTAACCCCCAGAAGCGCTACGACACCATCGTCAAGGCCGTCGGATgtgacaaggagaaggacaagattgCCTGCCTGCGAGATGTTCCTGTCGATAAGCTCAACGCGACGAGTGCCCTGGTTCCCGGTAACTTTTATCctgttgttgatggagatTTCATTCCCGACTACTCGTCAACgcttcttgaggagggcAAGTTCACCAAGGTGCCTATCCTGCTTGGCACCAACGCCGACGAGGGTACGCTCTTCGGAAACTGGGGCCTCAATACCGACGAGGAGGTCAGGAGCCTCATCGCCTCGGCCGGTCCGGATGCGGAGACTATCGATATCCTTATGGCTCTGTACCCCAACGTTGATGCGCTCGGTCTGCCCGCTGCATATCGCGTGAGGCCTGATGGCCCTGTCGGAGCACAGTTCAAGCGCGTCATTGCTCTACAGTCTGATCAGCTCTTCACTTCGTGGAGGCGATTGAGGACTGATGCTTGGTCCAAGCACGGAGCTACTGCGTACTCGTACTTGTTCGAGTCGCCCAACACCCAGAACT TTGAGTTCTTTGGTACTCCTCACTTCACCGAGATTGGCTACGTCTTTTACAACAGGATCGGCCTCGGCTATGGCAAGGGTCAGAGCCCTCTGACTGGTGCTTCCAAGGAGGTCCTCCAGCTGGCCAAGCTCGTCACTCGCATGTGGATCAGCTTCATCAACGATCTCGACCCCAACAACCACGGCA TCCGCGGCGTTGAGAAGTGGCCTGTCTACAGGGCGGGAGGTGGCTACGGAGAGAACTTTTACTTCAACCCCAATGGTTCGAGTGTGCAGCCTGACACTTTCCGACTTGCCCAAACGACCTTTATGAACTCTGTTACGAGGGAACAATATGGACGGTAG
- a CDS encoding Zn(2)-C6 fungal-type domain-containing protein, which produces MRSSDGCWTCRLRRKKCDEIRPVCDTCSALNITCYFTEDKPEWMDGGPRQEEMAEKLRKEVKEQAYRRRPVRERLLHTSLPRIPPRDLNDTPSRHKSLPDGQPEAKPSLEVTPHPRRGTDCILTAGNANNTITFSRPDTFLLTFYLDNLLPFLFPFYNPSLLEGGKAWILEMMISSPVVRQATRCQSSYFFSLAQGQDADWKTVLEQTRDSFSMLGKSLQVIQGSNIMEHVHGAIRILAGIMQLQRYEASLLSFDNCQAHLNGAVALFKQLLDNAGSSDPRSNFSVVLSRLGPSSHIAERLEVPSAEQSAFRFSSALLMFDDIVASTVLQQKPKLYEYHQSLLDNVDEAGPAVDLERVVGCQNWVLAQTGEIASLDAWKQNCKRAGNLDMMEMVRIAKAIKTSLETQLTGLEATESKGTNERQRHLNVLTGYDEQQSKTRAAQSSLVTKIWAHGALIYLSVVVSGWQPASVDIRYNVEGILKLVESPVLPRALLRTMVWPFCVAGCLAEPAQERRFRAIVEELQPLRVFGTVCKALEIMEKVWRDRQDTGRDLATCFKGHGDLVLLV; this is translated from the coding sequence ATGAGGAGTTCTGATGGTTGTTGGACTTGTCGCCTCCGGCGAAAGAAGTGTGATGAGATCCGGCCGGTGTGCGACACTTGCTCGGCACTCAACATCACCTGTTACTTCACCGAGGACAAACCcgagtggatggatggcggtCCGAGACAAGAAGAAATGGCAGAAAAACTGCGAAAGGAAGTCAAAGAGCAAGCCTATCGACGCCGTCCAGTCCGAGAGCGCTTGCTGCATACGTCTCTACCACGAATTCCGCCTCGAGACCTCAACGATACACCATCGCGGCATAAATCTCTACCAGATGGTCAACCTGAGGCTAAACCATCTCTTGAAGTGacgcctcatcctcgacgaggaaCTGACTGCATCCTCACTGCAGGCAATGCCAACAATACTATAACCTTCAGCAGGCCCGACACTTTCCTTCTCACATTCTACCTGGATAACCTACTCCCTTTCTTGTTCCCCTTCTACAATCCTTCGCTACTCGAAGGTGGCAAAGCTTGGATCTTGGAAATGATGATAAGCAGCCCAGTGGTACGACAAGCAACCCGGTGCCAGAGTTCATACTTCTTCTCTCTTGCACAGGGGCAAGATGCAGATTGGAAGACTGTGCTCGAACAAACAAGGGATTCTTTTAGCATGCTAGGAAAGTCCCTACAAGTCATCCAGGGTTCCAATATCATGGAGCACGTCCATGGCGCTATTCGTATCTTAGCGGGCATTATGCAGCTCCAACGGTACGAGGCTTCTCTTCTGAGCTTTGATAACTGCCAGGCGCACCTTAACGGCGCCGTGGCTCTCTTCAAACAACTTCTCGATAACGCTGGATCATCTGATCCTCGGTCAAACTTCTCCGTGGTACTCAGTCGTCTAGGACCATCGTCACATATTGCAGAAAGGCTCGAGGTACCAAGCGCTGAACAATCCGCATTTCGCTTTTCTTCGGCTCTCTTGATGTTTGACGATATTGTTGCCAGCACGGTCCTTCAGCAGAAACCCAAACTTTATGAATACCACCAAAGTCTTCTCGATAATGTGGACGAGGCCGGTCCTGCGGTTGATCTAGAGAGGGTCGTCGGCTGTCAAAACTGGGTACTCGCCCAGACGGGAGAAATTGCTTCGCTAGACGCATGGAAGCAAAATTGCAAAAGAGCAGGGAATCTCGATATGATGGAAATGGTTCGTATCGCCAAGGCGATCAAAACCTCCCTGGAAACCCAACTCACTGGGCTCGAAGCGACCGAAAGCAAAGGTACAAACGAACGCCAAAGGCATTTGAATGTTCTCACAGGGTATGACGAGCAACAGTCAAAGACACGAGCTGCCCAGAGCTCCCTCGTCACCAAGATCTGGGCGCACGGAGCGCTTATCTACCTGTCTGTCGTTGTATCCGGCTGGCAGCCAGCGAGTGTCGATATCCGCTACAACGTCGAAGGCATACTCAAACTTGTCGAGAGCCCAGTTTTACCACGGGCTTTGCTGCGCACAATGGTGTGGCCATTCTGCGTCGCAGGCTGCCTCGCCGAGCCAGCGCAAGAGCGTCGTTTCAGAGCGATCGTCGAGGAACTGCAGCCACTAAGAGTTTTTGGCACAGTCTGCAAGGCACTCGAAATAATGGAAAAGGTCTGGAGAGATAGACAGGATACGGGGCGCGATCTGGCCACGTGCTTCAAAGGTCATGGGGATTTAGTGTTACTTGTTTGA
- a CDS encoding MFS domain-containing protein, with product MSKDIEPKAPEAIQLEEMPKSAVAALPPSRANENLVWHDFWENRRVLMFCLIIYLLPVNFGYEMSMTGKLLAVTPFAKKFGYQAGETWVVAAHDQQILNAAATVGIFTSAFATGIVSDFIGRKKTIIVACVICLGGIIVQYFSKSILMLFAGKVVSTFGFGLGHSLGPVFVAELAPIKMRGLCLALLNTMITLGQWLNSLVVFACKKDPSDMAWRIPLITQVIPPGLLLLNLFFLPESPTWLIIKGRRDDAAKAFRRFNGDGFDVDAAMAIATVAIAKEEEAKKAQENSKWLECFQGTNLRRTTIIIMVYLSQQFIGIGFINGYLTYYFRLAGVNDPLAIGQIAYAIQLVGNMCSWPLIDRLGRRPLIVGGCFVMTGLLLVIGGISTIGTGPSLSATVAFMVIWGFLYQATLGAVAYSVGGETASVQLRQKTYSINIMVSTAFSCLVSQVMPYLINTDQANLGGKVCFVFFGLSVPMCVYLYFCLPELKGRNYAEVQEMFENRVPARKFKSYVAEVALVNDNREEGKA from the exons ATGAGTAAAGACATTGAGCCAAAGGCCCCAGAGGCTATTCAGCTGGAGGAGATGCCTAAGAGCGCGGTTGCGGCTCTTCCTCCCAGCAGGGCCAATGAGAACCTCGTCTGGCACGACTTTTGGGAGAACCGACGCGTCTTGATGTTCT GCTTGATCATCTACCTTCTTCCCGTCAACTTTGGCTATGAAATGTCCATGACAGGAAAACTCCTCGCCGTTACTCCTTTCGCCAAAAAGTTCGGATACCAGGCTGGTGAGACCTGGGTCGTCGCCGCTCACGACCAGCAAATCCTCAACGCCGCCGCCACTGTTGGAATTTTCACCTCTGCCTTTGCGACCGGTATCGTCAGCGACTTTATCGGCCGAAAGAAGACCATCATCGTTGCCTGTGTCATCTGCCTCGGAGGAATCATTGTTCAGTACTTTAGCAAGTCCATCCTGATGCTGTTTGCCGGCAAGGTTGTTTCGACATTTGGATTCGGTCTTGGCCATTCGCTTGGTCCTGTTTTCGTCGCTGAGCTTGCGCCTATTAAGATGCGAGGTTTGTGCTTGGCTCTTCTG AACACCATGATCACTCTTGGCCAATGGCTCAACTCGCTCGTTGTCTTTGCCTGCAAAAAGGATCCCTCGGACATGGCCTGGCGTATCCCCCTGATCACCCAGGTCATCCCTCCcggacttcttcttctcaacctcttcttccttcccgAGTCTCCCACGTGGCTTATCATCAAGGGCCGCCGCGACGATGCCGCCAAGGCATTCCGACGGTTCAACGGTGACGGATTTGATGTGGACGCTGCCATGGCTATTGCGACCGTTGCCATTgctaaggaggaggaagccaagaAGGCGCAGGAGAACAGCAAGTGGCTTGAGTGTTTCCAGGGCACCAACCTTCGACGAACCACCATTATCATCATGGTGTACCTCTCGCAGCAGTTTATCGGTATCGGCTTCATCAACGGTTATCTCAC ATACTACTTCCGTCTTGCCGGCGTCAACGATCCCCTCGCTATCGGTCAAATCGCCTATGCCATTCAGCTCGTCGGAAACATGTGCTCGTGGCCGCTCATCGATCGCCTGGGACGACGACCTCTGATTGTTGGTGGATGCTTCGTCATGACTGGTCTCTTGCTCGTGATCGGTGGAATCAGCACCATTGGCACCGGTCCCAGCTTGTCCGCGACTGTCGCTTTCATGGTGATCTGGGGTTTCCTGTACCAGGCCACCCTGGGCGCTGTCGCCTACAGTGTCGGTGGTGAAACCGCCAG TGTCCAACTCCGACAAAAGACCTACAGTATCAACATCATGGTCTCGACCGCCTTCTCCTGCCTTGTCTCCCAGGTCATGCCCTACCTCATCAACACCGATCAGGCCAACCTCGGCGGCAAGGTCTGCTTCGTCTTCTTCGGTCTCTCGGTGCCCATGTGCGTTTACCTCTACTTCTGCCTTCCCGAACTCAAGGGTCGCAACTACGCCGAGGTCCAGGAGATGTTCGAGAACCGCGTTCCTGCTCGCAAGTTCAAGTCGTATGTTGCCGAGGTTGCTCTGGTCAACGACAACAGGGAGGAAGGAAAGGCTTAA